The Syntrophales bacterium genomic sequence ATCTGAAGCCTTCCGACCAGCGGGCGGAACAGAAGACTCCGGATGCAAAGGCAGGGGAACCGGCCAAGGGAGCAAAGGGGAAGCAGGCTGAGCCCGTATCATTCTATGAGGAAATCCCCGTAAAGGTCTCTGTGAACGGCCCGTTTCACAGTGCGGCCGTCTTCTTCGACAAGGTGGCCAAGCTTCCGCGAATCGTGAATGTCGAAGAAATAACCATGGGAGAGGGAAAGGATCTGAAAGGTCAGAGGGTCCTTACAACATCCTGTATCATCAAGACATACATGTTCCTGGATAAGGCCGATGAAAAGAAAAAACCGTAGTTGGATGGGAATAGCCGCCTGTGGAGCGTTTCTGTTGATGGCGGCCGACGGATGGACCCAGACGGCGGTACAGCCGGTTCCACAGCCGCAGGTTCCGGTGGAGACGTACCGGTATGTTCCAGCAGGGAAGCCGGATCCGTTCAAGCCCTTTATCGAGTTGAACAAGCCGCTGGTGGTCAAAAAGACAACCGGCCGCCGGAAAATGGGCCCCATCTCCCCGTTGCAGAATCTGTCTCTGGAACAGTTTTCCCTGGTGGGTATTGCCGTTGGCAAAGCCAGTCGTGTCGCCATGATGGAGGATAAAATCGCCAAAAAGTTTTATCCCGTGGTGTCTGGCACGTACATTGGACAAAACGATGGCCGCGTGGTGGAGATCCTGGCCGATCGGATCATCGTGGAGGAGAGGTTGCGAGAGGGCGGAGGAAAGGTGAAAGCGAAGCGGATTCCGATTCTGCTTCACAAGGATGAAGGGGTGAAACCATGAAGCGATTGATTGAGGGACTACTCGTCGTTTTCTTTGTACTGGCCGTCCTTCTGCCTGGAGGAAATGCCGCCGATCCAGCTGTATTGGAAGGCATCACATTCGATCATCCGACCGGGAAGGAGCGGGTCAATATCCTGGTATCGAAACCCGCTTCATTCACAGTGGAGGAACGGGATGGAAACATTGTGCGAATTCGGCTGGAAGGGGCTTCCGTGCCGGACAAGCTCAAACGGACCCATGGAGCTGGAGAATTAGACAACATCAAGAGTATTGTTGCTGACGGCAAAGGATCAGGGAGCCGAAGCTGGGTCGCCGTGGATGTCAGCCTGAAGGAGCGGGTACCGTTCGTCGTCAGGCAGAGCAGTCGTTCTATACTTGTAGATTTCAATGTGACCACGCTGGCGCTCGCGAAGCCTGCCGCACCGGTTGTAAAGCCTTCCGTGCCGGTCGTAAAGCCGTCCGCCTCGACGAAAACGCCGGTAGTTTCCAGCAAGGCGCTTCTTCTCGGGCAGGCACCGGCGGAAACCAAACCGGTACAGGTCGCAAAATCTTACGACCTGGATGCAGCGGACGGGGAAAAAGCGAAATACACCGGCCAGAGAATTTCCATCGATTTCCAGGACGCGAACATCCGTTCCGTCTTTCGTCTCCTTTCCGAAGTGAGCGGGAAAAACATCGTTTCGGCAGAGGACATCAAGGGGAGCGTTACCATTACCCTGAAGAATGTTCCCTGGGATCAGGCCCTGGATACGATTCTTTCCCTGAACAGCCTGACGAAAAGGGAATCGGGTGACGTTATCTCCATCATAACCCAGGATAAACTGAAAAAAGAAACAGCCGACAGGAAGGCCATCGAAGACGAACAGAGAAAATCGGAACTGGCCCGCAAGGAAGAAGAACAGAAACAGCTCGTCGAGAAGGGTCGGCTGCGGCAAGTGTCCATTGAAGCGAAGATCATCGAGACGACGGACAGTTTCATCCGGAATCTGGGCGTTCAATGGGCGGCCGGTGGCACCGGTCTGGGAGGTGCAAACAGTTATCCTTATGGTGCGGCAGGAGGAACCAACCCGTCCCTGCTGAATTCTCTCGTGACCACTCCGCCCACGGGGATAGGCCTTACCAGTGAGGCCCTGGCTGTGAATTTCCTGCCCATGGCCTCAACCATAACATCTCCGACGCTCGGCATCGTCCTGGGAAGCTCCAAGGCGGTTCTGGACGTGCAGCTCGCCGCCAGTGAAACAATCAGTGAGACCCGTATCATATCTTCTCCGAAAATAACGACGATGGATAATGTCAAGGCCATTATCAAGCAGGGTGAGGATGTACCGTACGTGACACCGGCATCCTCCACAAGTCCGGCCACGGTATCCTTCAAGGAAGCAGTCCTGAAGCTGGAGGTGAAACCCCGTTTGACGCCGGATGGAAAGATATCGATGGAGATCAAGGCGTCCAACGACTATGCAGACTACGCTAGGGCCGCAAGCCTGCAGAACAACCCACCGATCAACAAGAGCGAGATCGAGTCCACGGTTGTCGTGAGAGACGGCGATACGATCGTCATTGGTGGAATCATGAAAACCACGGACACGGAGGCCGTAACGGGGGTTCCATGGATCCATAAGATCCCTGTTCTGGGCTGGCTTTTCAAGACGGAAGACATCACGAAGAAGAAAACGCAGTTGCTTATCTTTGTCACGCCAAAGATCATCAATTCGACGGATACAGCGGTTTTTGCCGAGCCGGCGTTGATGTCAGCGGAAGGATAGACGGACGCGCAGAACAGAACCTGGAGACATGGGAAGCCCCTCCCTGCATAATTGCTCGGGGAGGGGCTTTCTCTTGTACGCCCAGAATGGCCGCACTCATGCGGGTGCAAGTCCCGCCGCAAGTTGATCACAGCGAGCGAAGAGAAGCGCAACTGGGTAGTGTCAAGAATCTTTCGCTTTTATCATTGCAGTGCCCACCGGGGTTTAGATTGCCTCCACAAGGTCGATGGCTTGATCCACGTCCTGTACTTGGAGTAGATCCGTTCATTGATGGGTGCGCGCACCGCAATGCGCAATGATGAATGGCGGAATGGAGGATGGAGGCATTCCCGGAGCGTGCAGAAAACAAGGGGCTCCAGACAATCGAGAGGGAATCTTCCTTTATCCGAGCGGTTTCAGTAGATGGAGGACCCAAGAATTATAAAGAAAGGGGACAGACTCGACGTGTCTGTCCCCTTTCATGGGTTTGGCTATTGACTCCCGAATCCGCTCTTCGCTAGGCGGATCGCTATTGCAGGCGCCGGTCCCTCCAGTAGAGCATGTTCGTTCGATTGGATGGCGACACGGGGTTGATGTCAGCACGCATCGTGCTGGCACCCGTTCCGGCACCTCCGCTGACGGTCACGTAGAGATCCGGCACCGGCGACGATCCCGGCTTCAGGGAGATGACCGGTGCGGAGGGGATCCCCACGCCGAGCGTGACACTGCGGGCTGTTCCCGTACTGGTCGTCAGGGCCGCACCACCCGTCGTATAGTTCACGCCATAGAGTTTTGCTGTCCCAGCCTGTGAGCAGAGATCGCTCCCGATCGGAGGTGTATAGGATGTGAAATAAACAACGCCTCCATAGACCGTGGGGTCGGCCAGCATCTTTTCACCCTGGCCGGCGAGGTTGATGTACCACCCTTTCTTTGTGGTCGAGGCGGTGTCGTAGGTTCCTGTTGTAATATTTTCAAGGTCATTGATCGAGTATGATGTCGTCCGGTCATTGTCCTTAAGGCCGAAGAATTTTTCCTGAGCGTTGGACGCCGTCGGATCCGACTTGTCACCCGTGCCCCAGTATATCCACAAGTTGTTCTGCTTGTCTTTCGCGACGGCGGGACTCGTGAAAATGGGTCGTATGGTACCGGTAGAGGCGGCAAAGAGATAACCTCCCGACCAGCTCGATGTCGTGCAGTAGGGATTGCTGGCGAGATCCGCAGCAGAGCACATCTTGAATCGCCACATGCTTCCACCAAGGTCTCCAATGTAAACTGTATCGATGAAGTTGTCATTGTCCGTATCGGCAATGGCCGGAGGGGCCGGGAGGCTGTAATTCATGTTCGTATTGTCCGACCGGGTGTAGCTCCACAGGACGGTACCGTCCGCCAGGTCAATAATGTAAAACCCCTTGCCCCGGGGATCGCAGGTTCCGCCGCCGGCGCACTCGGAGGCATTGTAGCCGGCTCCGATGAAACCCACCCATTTTTCGTTCCCCAGGATACTGACCCGTCCGATCTGCATGCGGCTCCAGGGATCTCCCAGGTACGGCGCCTGGGTGCTGGAAGGCATGATGCGCCACAGGTATGTCGGGGTTAGCGGATTGGTTACGTTCAAGGCATAGAATCCGCAATAGTTGGAGTATGTCGTGCTGTATGTGGAATTGAAGCCGGTGTCACAGGAAGCGGATGAACTCCAGAGGGTTGTGCTTCCGCCCCTGCCCAGGCCGAAGACGAGGATGCTCTTCCAGTCGGTGGATGTCTTGCTGGTGCCGTCACCGCTACCGGTCCAGTACTCGGATACGGTTACCTGCCCGTCCACGTAATAGGCATGGGCCAGCAGCGTGGGATGGGTTGAATGGGCAAGCGACTTGAGTCGGTACAGGAAATTGGGAGGGATGAAGCTCCACGCCTCCTCACCGTCACTTGTCTTAAATGCATGCATCTGGGCGTCATTGGCGCCGGCGAGGATGACCCGGTTCCCGATGGCGGAGGTCCTGGCGTGGCTCGATCGAAACGCGGAAAACGCGTTGTTGGCGTCTCGGGTGTCATTAAAAAAGGATGACGGCGTGCTGATGGTGATCGGGTTGGAGCGGAACACGTCCCCGAGTTTCCAGTAATCGAAGTTGTAAGCGGATTCGCCGCGCAGATATCCTACGATCATGTTCCGTTCGGCATCGGAATCGGCGTTGAAATAGCTTCTGGCAATGCTCGTCGTGAAGGCTGTCAGGGCTCCTCCCACGTACGTATACATGGTCCGGGTGTCGGCCCCCCGGGACTGGAGAATGGTGCCCGCGTTCCAGACCACGCTGCCGACACTTCCGTCGGTATTGATGTTGTATTTCCTCAGGTGCCCGAGCCAGAAGGGATCGTTTGTCACGGGCTGGAAGGAGCCTTCATAGATGAAATTCTCGTCCTGCGTCCGGGTCGACTGGACGGAGGCCTGGGAGAAGGAATAGGTTGCCTCGCGAATGATCGTGAAGGCCGCCTTCAGGGCTGAGGAGAGCTCAGCCGGGTTCGAAGCGATGAAGGCATACCCGGAGAGGGACAGTTCCCCGGGGTCGTTGGGGGAGTAGTAATGGCCCTCTTCACCCGTCAGGGTATGGTAACAGATTGAATTCGCTGCATTGTAATCCGCCGTGGCCAGGCACTGGCTGCCGCTGGTGACCGTAACGGCCGTACACGGGGATGTCACCTCGGTATAGGCCGTCGGGTTCCCTGTATTGGTTGCCTGGGGGTTGTCTGTGCCTCCGAGGTAGGCGGCCCAGTTCAAGGTGTTTTTGAGGAAGTGGGGCATGGCGGCTCCAAAGCCGATTACGAAGGTGCGGTAGCCGGCGGCGGAAAGCGCCCGTGCTTTTTCCACGAAGGCCCGCCGACGCTTGTACTGATCCACCTGGTTTTCCTGGCCATTGCCGCTGCAGGCAAAGGTGTCGGCACCGTCGGTGATCAGGATGGCGAACTTCGAGCGGCATAGAGCCGCGCTGTCGGTGTTTTTGTGGTAGTCAAGGTATGACTTGGCTTCTGTCAGGGCGCCTGCCAGTGGTGTGCCGCCTGTGGCGGTGGCCCCGGAGATGGTCGAACTTGATCCGACATCGGTGGTTGAGCAGCTCGAAGTTTTGCCGCAATAGATGGAGCTGTACTTGGTGTCGATGGTCTTCAGGACCATGTTGCAGCCGCTTGAGTAGCTCCCGCTTTCATCGGATCCGCAATTGTAATAGCGCATGTACCCGAGCCGGATTCCCAGACTGTTTGAGTCCTGAAGGTTGATGTACGTGTCGTTGTTGTCGTCCAGGATTTCAAATAGCCCCCGCTTGGCGATGGAAAGGCGGCTGCAGTTGGTTGTATAACCAGTATGGCTGGTCTTGTAGAAAGCCCCGTCACAATTCGTTGTTCCGTATTTGGGGACATTCGTCGTACTGATCGTGCACTTTATGAGGCCTGCAGCGGGATCGTTATAGAACGGCCCGTCGGAGGAACAGCTGGCTGCATACATGTATTCTCCGGCGGCCGCCCAGTTCATGCTTCCCGAAAGGTCGAGAACGATCAGTGCGTCCGGCGCCAGGGAGGTGAACAGAGCGGACTCGTCCGCCTCATCCTCCTGGGCGTTTGCCGTCAACGGCAGGACCAGGCAAACAAACAACATCAATAGAAAACAAGCCGAACGCTTCATGGGTCTCCTCCGGTCTAACGGTGCATCAGGCTGATCTCCACCGGGCCATAGCCGAGGCCGATCCCGACCGTGACGGTAGAGTTGTAGGTGGTGTTCCTTCCGGTAATATCGACATTAAAACGGGCCTGTCCCCACTGTTGCCCTCCACCGATCGCAAACCCTGCCATGGGGATGATGGAGGGGCCCGAAGTGGGTGAAACCGCGGCTCCGATGGAATAGAAGGAATTCGGGTCGTTGCTCGAGTCCACCTGGGTGCTGGACGTCGTTGCCGACAGGTTTTCCGGGTCGAAGGTCTGCATGAGCCGGTGGATCCCTGTTTCCACGGCGGCAAGGGCTTTCTTGTCCCCGACGGTCATCGCGCTGGTCCTCAAATCCCCCGTGGACAGGTGGATGACCAGCATGCCGATGGCCAAAAGGATCAGGCAGGCCATAATGGCCGCCACCATTGCAAACCCGCGTTCTGACGGAAAATATTGCCGATGCTTCGAATCAGTTGGCAGCATGGTTCCTCGGAGTAACACTGGTTGAGTAGACAAGGCGTCTCCTCTGGTTCGTCATGGGATCGATTTCCGCCGTCTCCACTGCCAGCGTGATGTCGATCCTCCGGATGTTCGGGATATCCGCCGGGAAACTGGTCAGTTCGGTTCCGCTCCCGTTGAAATAGCGGAAAATAGGGATATCGACGCCCGCGTCGTACGCGCCGTTTCCGTTCACGTCATTGATGACCCGGACCGTCCGAGGGCGGCCGCTGGCCGCGGTTTCTCCTAGAAACGGCTGTGCAGAGCCGCTGCAGTTGGTTGCCCTGGTGATATACTGGTTGGCCGCATCATAGACGTAGGCGATGGTTTCGTTGGGATCCGTATTGTTGTTGTTCGTGATGACGGAGTTCTCGTTGATGTCCATCTGGATCGTCATGAGATTGTTCGTTGCCGCCTGGATTCCCTGGTAGGTCTGGTTTCCACTCGCACTGAAGCAGTTGCCCGGGTCAACCCAGAGGTTCGTGACAACATTCGGGTTGTACGAAGCCATGCGAATCTCCATTGCCATCAGCTCCAGGGCGGCGCGGGCGTCCTGCTGGGCCGTCACCTTCCGCTCGATCCCCTGGGTGGATCGCTGTGCGGTGTTGATCGCCCCGTAGATCGCCATCATGAGGATGACGGCGATGACCAACGTGATCAGCAATTCGATGAGGGTAAACCCTTTCTGGCCTCTCATACGCTTGGACACCCCTCTGGGAATCGGAATTTTTCCTGCCGTGTGACCACCAGGCTTTCTGAGATTCCGGTCTGGTTGATCGGCCAGGTTACCCTGACCGTTACCCGCCAGACTCCGGTCCCGATGCTGGTGATCGTCGTGGTTACCGTGTACGTGGCGTCCCCGGCGATTGTTCCGGCCATGCCGCTGGTTTTGACCGCTGTGGTCGTGGTTCCCGTTGCCACGGCATTACAGGGATTCATGATCCAGGTTTCACGGGTGTCCATCTCCTTGTAGAGAACCTCCGCCGCCCGACCCAGGAAATCGGATCGCCCCACGGTTCTCCATGCTGAGGGTTGCAGGGACAGAATGGCCAGAACTCCGATGGTGGTCAGGAAAATGGCGATGATGACCTCCGGGAGGCCGATCCCCCGCTCATTGCGTCGCAAACTGGACATAGTTCTTTCCTGTAATGTTTACTACGATCTGCGCCGTGGACCCGCGACTGTTTACAAGCGACACATTCCCGGCCGAGGCCGTCCCTCTTGGCAGAAATGTGATGGTCGTGCCCCCGATACCGAAATTGGCGGCCGTGAGGCGGATATCCGAGCCGAAGAATGTTGGAGTCTTGACTTTTGCTCCCGGAGAGATCGTGTATTGATTGCCGGACACATCGAAGTTGATCGTATGGTTCTGGCTTCCCTTGATGGCGTTTTCCCTTGCCGCGGAGAAATCCGAGGCAATCTCGCGGGCAGCAGCCCGGAGATTGGAATTTGTGACATAACGCTGCCAGGAATACCCCGCAATAGCCGCCAGTGTGCCGATGATGGCAATGACGATCAGGAGCTCGGCGAGACTGAACCCTCTGGGATTGAAACCTCCGCCAGTGCTCCCGAATGGTTGTGCCTGGCAACCGGATGATCTTTGCCGATGTAACGGTGTCATTTCTTCGAATCCAGCTTTTTCATCAGTTCATCTTTCGGTACGGCCCCGGGAATAACCGAGCCGTCCTGGAAAATCAATGTGGGGGTTCCAAAGTCAAAAGATTGAGCAAACTGGAGATTCTTTTCCAGTTCATCCATCGTGCAGTCCGTCCGGGGTATTTCTTTTTTTTCAAAGACTTCATCCAGCATTTTCAAAGAGCGGTTGCAGAGGATGCTCTTGGATTTCCAGTAGGCATCCTTGTGCATGGGGAGTGGCAGAAGCTTGATGAGAAAAGCCACATCCTGCCTTTCGTTTACGATCTGATGCAGAGTCTTGTGAAGGGAGGAACAGAACGGGCAGTCGGGATCCGTAAATACGATCACTTTCTTTGTTGCCTTTGCATTTCCCATCCATAAAGCATTGTCCAGGGGGATCTTGGCAACATCAACCCGGAACTGATCCTGAATCGCGTTTTTCGATATCAGACTGAGATTGGTCATGCTGTGGGCATCGAACATCGATCCTGCGAGGATGAAATTTTTCGTATAATCCAGATAAACAATCTGCGGATTCATTTTGCTGCCGAGTGCGATTTCGCAGAAGCCGTCCACCGGACTTTTTCGATTTGAAAGGATGGACACGCCGCCCGGTGCAATCTTGTCAAAAATATCATGCAAAGCAGCTTCCGTCATAGACGAACAGGGGTCTTTTATCGCTGGTTTGCCTTGGCCGTTTACCTGAGCGGGCAGACTGAAAACGAGTACCAGAAGAATCAACGGGACAAATCGCTTCATGATCCGCTCAAACGATGTCATTTGCATGCTCCTTGATCTCCTTTAGGGGGGGGATATGATTGAAATCAAATAAATATTCTCATATCCAAACGGCAAAATCAAGAAGCGTATCCACAAACGAATCGGCCTTTTCGGTTTGTTTCAGGCCGCGGCTTGAAGGGCGATTGGCAGGGTTTCCGGACAGCCGTCGGGAATACCCCGGGGTTGGAAAGATGTTGTTGACTGCTGTCGCCCGGCAACCCTGCCACCATATCCTTTTCAAGACGTAGGCCGCTGGTTTTGCGTCCTGCCCTTTCGGGCAGTTTGCCTCTTCAGGCAGTGTGACAAGCCCTGCAATTGTCAGACCATCAAAACCGAAATTCACTTCCACTGTACCGAAGCTGCTGTAATATATGGTGTAAGTATGTGTATGGGGTTTTCTGAAAAGGAGATCATAACCCGCTTCAAAGCAATACAACCGGGGGTTTTCACCATTTGGGCGGCATTTTCACCAAACCATGTCTTTCTCTCTTTACCGACACGCATATCTCCTTGAGTTGTGGAGATTTCCTCCTTGACACCCCGGGGGGGCTATGCTAGCGTTCGCCGAGCCGTATTTAGTGGCTAAAAACTTAAACATTTCGAATACATTGATCGATGGAACCAGGAGACGTTCAAGGAAGCTCTCTGTTTCTGGAAGAAGCGGAACTGCTGCTCGAGCAGGGTCGCTATGACAGTGCCCGTCGGCTTGCGGAGGAGAACCTGACCCGCCTCCCCTCCGACATCGAGGGGAGAATTGTCCTCTGCCGAGCTCTCCTGGGCATGGATGACCTGGACGCCGCCGAGCAGTGGATTCATGAAATTGATCGCTGGATTTGTTTTACAGCCAGAATCTATCTTGAGGCGGGTGACTCATTTGCCAGGAAGGGACGTCTGGACGATGCAGCCCGCTTCTACCGGAAGTTCCTGCACCTGGATCCGGATGCATCCGAAGCGGAAGAGATTGCATCCAGAATCGGTGATGCTG encodes the following:
- a CDS encoding pilus assembly protein PilP, which translates into the protein MKRKNRSWMGIAACGAFLLMAADGWTQTAVQPVPQPQVPVETYRYVPAGKPDPFKPFIELNKPLVVKKTTGRRKMGPISPLQNLSLEQFSLVGIAVGKASRVAMMEDKIAKKFYPVVSGTYIGQNDGRVVEILADRIIVEERLREGGGKVKAKRIPILLHKDEGVKP
- a CDS encoding secretin and TonB N-terminal domain-containing protein — translated: MKRLIEGLLVVFFVLAVLLPGGNAADPAVLEGITFDHPTGKERVNILVSKPASFTVEERDGNIVRIRLEGASVPDKLKRTHGAGELDNIKSIVADGKGSGSRSWVAVDVSLKERVPFVVRQSSRSILVDFNVTTLALAKPAAPVVKPSVPVVKPSASTKTPVVSSKALLLGQAPAETKPVQVAKSYDLDAADGEKAKYTGQRISIDFQDANIRSVFRLLSEVSGKNIVSAEDIKGSVTITLKNVPWDQALDTILSLNSLTKRESGDVISIITQDKLKKETADRKAIEDEQRKSELARKEEEQKQLVEKGRLRQVSIEAKIIETTDSFIRNLGVQWAAGGTGLGGANSYPYGAAGGTNPSLLNSLVTTPPTGIGLTSEALAVNFLPMASTITSPTLGIVLGSSKAVLDVQLAASETISETRIISSPKITTMDNVKAIIKQGEDVPYVTPASSTSPATVSFKEAVLKLEVKPRLTPDGKISMEIKASNDYADYARAASLQNNPPINKSEIESTVVVRDGDTIVIGGIMKTTDTEAVTGVPWIHKIPVLGWLFKTEDITKKKTQLLIFVTPKIINSTDTAVFAEPALMSAEG
- a CDS encoding PilC/PilY family type IV pilus protein, producing MKRSACFLLMLFVCLVLPLTANAQEDEADESALFTSLAPDALIVLDLSGSMNWAAAGEYMYAASCSSDGPFYNDPAAGLIKCTISTTNVPKYGTTNCDGAFYKTSHTGYTTNCSRLSIAKRGLFEILDDNNDTYINLQDSNSLGIRLGYMRYYNCGSDESGSYSSGCNMVLKTIDTKYSSIYCGKTSSCSTTDVGSSSTISGATATGGTPLAGALTEAKSYLDYHKNTDSAALCRSKFAILITDGADTFACSGNGQENQVDQYKRRRAFVEKARALSAAGYRTFVIGFGAAMPHFLKNTLNWAAYLGGTDNPQATNTGNPTAYTEVTSPCTAVTVTSGSQCLATADYNAANSICYHTLTGEEGHYYSPNDPGELSLSGYAFIASNPAELSSALKAAFTIIREATYSFSQASVQSTRTQDENFIYEGSFQPVTNDPFWLGHLRKYNINTDGSVGSVVWNAGTILQSRGADTRTMYTYVGGALTAFTTSIARSYFNADSDAERNMIVGYLRGESAYNFDYWKLGDVFRSNPITISTPSSFFNDTRDANNAFSAFRSSHARTSAIGNRVILAGANDAQMHAFKTSDGEEAWSFIPPNFLYRLKSLAHSTHPTLLAHAYYVDGQVTVSEYWTGSGDGTSKTSTDWKSILVFGLGRGGSTTLWSSSASCDTGFNSTYSTTYSNYCGFYALNVTNPLTPTYLWRIMPSSTQAPYLGDPWSRMQIGRVSILGNEKWVGFIGAGYNASECAGGGTCDPRGKGFYIIDLADGTVLWSYTRSDNTNMNYSLPAPPAIADTDNDNFIDTVYIGDLGGSMWRFKMCSAADLASNPYCTTSSWSGGYLFAASTGTIRPIFTSPAVAKDKQNNLWIYWGTGDKSDPTASNAQEKFFGLKDNDRTTSYSINDLENITTGTYDTASTTKKGWYINLAGQGEKMLADPTVYGGVVYFTSYTPPIGSDLCSQAGTAKLYGVNYTTGGAALTTSTGTARSVTLGVGIPSAPVISLKPGSSPVPDLYVTVSGGAGTGASTMRADINPVSPSNRTNMLYWRDRRLQ
- a CDS encoding prepilin-type N-terminal cleavage/methylation domain-containing protein, with product MRGQKGFTLIELLITLVIAVILMMAIYGAINTAQRSTQGIERKVTAQQDARAALELMAMEIRMASYNPNVVTNLWVDPGNCFSASGNQTYQGIQAATNNLMTIQMDINENSVITNNNNTDPNETIAYVYDAANQYITRATNCSGSAQPFLGETAASGRPRTVRVINDVNGNGAYDAGVDIPIFRYFNGSGTELTSFPADIPNIRRIDITLAVETAEIDPMTNQRRRLVYSTSVTPRNHAAN
- a CDS encoding GspH/FimT family pseudopilin — encoded protein: MTPLHRQRSSGCQAQPFGSTGGGFNPRGFSLAELLIVIAIIGTLAAIAGYSWQRYVTNSNLRAAAREIASDFSAARENAIKGSQNHTINFDVSGNQYTISPGAKVKTPTFFGSDIRLTAANFGIGGTTITFLPRGTASAGNVSLVNSRGSTAQIVVNITGKNYVQFATQ
- a CDS encoding DsbC family protein — translated: MQMTSFERIMKRFVPLILLVLVFSLPAQVNGQGKPAIKDPCSSMTEAALHDIFDKIAPGGVSILSNRKSPVDGFCEIALGSKMNPQIVYLDYTKNFILAGSMFDAHSMTNLSLISKNAIQDQFRVDVAKIPLDNALWMGNAKATKKVIVFTDPDCPFCSSLHKTLHQIVNERQDVAFLIKLLPLPMHKDAYWKSKSILCNRSLKMLDEVFEKKEIPRTDCTMDELEKNLQFAQSFDFGTPTLIFQDGSVIPGAVPKDELMKKLDSKK
- a CDS encoding tetratricopeptide repeat protein, coding for MEPGDVQGSSLFLEEAELLLEQGRYDSARRLAEENLTRLPSDIEGRIVLCRALLGMDDLDAAEQWIHEIDRWICFTARIYLEAGDSFARKGRLDDAARFYRKFLHLDPDASEAEEIASRIGDAGDLNLAVESDSDRSHVRIEDIDRQFWTVTLADLYARQGHPDMSRRVLEDILMRDPDHEEARMRLASLPREDAGGGGGSGRRLAEELARWLNNINRLKSHGT